A single region of the Enterobacteriaceae endosymbiont of Donacia cinerea genome encodes:
- a CDS encoding HIT domain-containing protein, which produces MNNKENIFQQILSKKIIADIIYKDDLVTAFNDKKPQSPIHVLIIPNIFIKTLNDVNHNHELVLGRMLLVASKIAKKKHINKSGYRIVINCNNHGNQTIFYLHLHLLGGRKGLKIFF; this is translated from the coding sequence ATGAATAATAAAGAAAATATATTTCAACAAATTTTATCTAAAAAGATTATTGCTGATATTATTTATAAGGATGATTTAGTAACAGCTTTTAATGACAAAAAACCACAAAGTCCAATACATGTTTTAATCATACCTAATATTTTTATAAAAACACTTAACGATGTTAATCATAATCACGAATTAGTTTTAGGAAGAATGTTATTAGTTGCATCAAAAATAGCTAAAAAAAAACATATCAATAAATCTGGATATAGAATTGTTATTAATTGTAATAATCATGGAAATCAAACAATATTTTATTTACATCTTCATTTATTAGGAGGTAGAAAAGGTTTGAAAATATTTTTTTAA
- a CDS encoding ACP S-malonyltransferase gives MKKFAAVFPGQGTQFTGMISCLYIKYKIIRETFYFASEILGYDLWNLIKNGPLKKLNKTYYTQPAILVTSIAIYKLWIQKNKILPSIVTGYSLGEYTAMVCSNIISFMDAIKIVEFRGKLMHEISSHLNDFKINGYYMKTIIGLKKKK, from the coding sequence ATGAAAAAATTTGCTGCTGTTTTTCCTGGACAGGGAACTCAATTTACTGGAATGATATCTTGCTTATATATAAAATATAAAATTATAAGGGAAACTTTTTATTTTGCTTCAGAAATACTTGGATATGATCTATGGAACCTTATTAAAAATGGACCTTTAAAAAAATTAAATAAAACATACTATACACAACCTGCTATTTTAGTAACATCTATAGCTATATATAAACTATGGATACAAAAAAACAAAATATTACCTAGTATAGTTACTGGTTATAGTTTAGGTGAATATACAGCTATGGTATGTAGTAATATTATTAGTTTTATGGATGCTATTAAAATAGTAGAATTCAGAGGAAAATTAATGCATGAAATATCATCTCATTTGAATGATTTCAAAATTAATGGATATTATATGAAAACTATTATTGGATTAAAAAAAAAAAAATAG
- the acpP gene encoding acyl carrier protein produces MSNSITKRIKKIIINQLGIKKKKFFHDSSFKKDLGADSLDTIEIIMALEEEFNIEILDEDAEKITSLQEAINYINNYKK; encoded by the coding sequence ATGAGTAATTCTATTACTAAACGTATTAAAAAAATCATTATTAATCAATTAGGAATTAAAAAAAAAAAATTTTTTCATGATTCTTCTTTTAAAAAAGATTTAGGTGCAGATTCTCTTGATACTATAGAAATTATAATGGCCTTAGAAGAAGAATTTAATATTGAAATTTTAGATGAAGATGCTGAAAAAATTACTTCTCTTCAAGAAGCTATTAATTATATTAATAATTATAAAAAATAA
- the fabG gene encoding 3-oxoacyl-ACP reductase FabG: MHFKNKIALVTGASKGIGYSIANTLANYGAYVIGTSTNINGIKKINNYLGKNGTGLILDLKNKSPCMINNLIRYIINNFKKLDILINNAGIIYDRLVLNMTDYQWDDVLQINLTSIFRICREVIYYMLKKSFGRIINIGSTIGITGNIGQANYAASKSGIVGFSKSLAREVASKGITVNVISPGYIKTNMTLNLQKKNHDSIIAQIPSKRFGYPQEIADAVIFLASEKASYITGEILNINGGLYMG; encoded by the coding sequence ATTCATTTTAAAAATAAAATAGCTTTAGTTACTGGAGCAAGTAAAGGGATAGGTTATAGTATTGCTAACACATTAGCAAATTATGGTGCCTATGTAATAGGTACGTCAACTAATATTAATGGAATAAAAAAAATTAATAATTATTTAGGTAAAAATGGAACTGGTTTAATTCTTGATTTAAAAAATAAATCACCATGTATGATTAATAATTTAATTAGATATATTATAAATAACTTTAAAAAATTAGATATACTTATTAATAATGCTGGGATCATATATGATAGGCTTGTATTAAATATGACAGATTATCAATGGGATGATGTATTACAAATTAATTTAACTTCTATTTTTAGAATTTGTAGAGAAGTTATTTATTATATGTTAAAAAAATCATTTGGTCGTATCATTAATATTGGATCTACTATAGGAATTACTGGAAATATAGGACAAGCTAATTATGCAGCATCTAAATCAGGAATTGTTGGATTTAGTAAATCTTTAGCTAGAGAAGTAGCTTCTAAAGGTATTACCGTAAATGTTATATCTCCTGGTTATATTAAAACTAATATGACATTAAATCTTCAAAAAAAAAATCATGATAGTATCATAGCACAAATTCCATCTAAACGTTTTGGTTATCCTCAAGAAATAGCTGATGCTGTAATTTTTTTAGCTTCTGAAAAAGCATCTTATATTACAGGAGAAATACTTAATATTAATGGTGGTTTGTATATGGGATAA
- the ptsG gene encoding PTS glucose transporter subunit IIBC, whose amino-acid sequence MFNNTFANMQKIGKSLMLPVSVLPIAGILLGIGSANFYWIPNVISNIMEKTGSSVFANMPLIFSIGVSLGFTQNNGVSALASVVSYGILTKTIEVMIPILLNNHLTQEIVIQKHLADTGVLGGIISGSIAAYMFNRFHNIELVEYLGFFSGKRFVPIISGLASIFIGLLLSFIWIPVGKFIQFFSYWAAYQNPIFAFGIYGIIERSLLPFGLHHIWNVPFQMEIGSFINIATKQIYHGDIARYIAGDPSAGKLAGGFLFKMYGLPGAAIAIWQTSKKENKKKIGSLMLSAALTSFFTGITEPIEFSFMYTAPLLYIIHIILSGLSFPICIILGMRNGTSFSHGLIDFIILSGNGSKIWLFPIIGFIYAIFYYYIFKIIIMKLNLQTPGREKIQNNTYTDNYISSNYIQKLVKAFGGGNNITNLDACITRLRISVVNIKKVNSKELKLLGASAVIIAGNGVQAIFGTKSDNLKTKMDNFIKENNYK is encoded by the coding sequence ATGTTTAATAACACATTCGCCAATATGCAAAAAATAGGTAAATCTTTAATGTTACCAGTATCTGTTTTACCAATAGCAGGGATATTATTAGGTATCGGATCAGCTAATTTTTATTGGATACCTAATGTTATTTCTAATATTATGGAAAAAACAGGTAGTTCTGTTTTTGCTAATATGCCATTAATCTTTTCTATTGGGGTTTCTTTAGGATTTACTCAAAATAATGGTGTATCTGCATTAGCATCTGTTGTTTCTTATGGTATTTTAACAAAAACTATTGAAGTTATGATACCTATTTTATTAAATAATCACTTAACACAAGAAATAGTAATTCAAAAACATCTTGCAGATACAGGAGTATTAGGTGGTATTATATCTGGTTCAATTGCAGCATATATGTTTAATCGTTTTCATAATATAGAATTAGTTGAATATCTTGGTTTTTTTTCTGGTAAACGTTTTGTTCCTATTATTTCTGGATTAGCATCTATTTTTATTGGTTTATTATTATCTTTTATATGGATTCCTGTCGGAAAATTCATACAATTTTTTTCATATTGGGCTGCTTATCAAAATCCTATTTTTGCATTTGGTATTTATGGAATTATAGAAAGAAGTTTATTACCTTTTGGATTACATCATATTTGGAATGTTCCATTTCAAATGGAAATAGGTTCATTTATTAATATAGCTACTAAACAAATATATCATGGTGATATTGCTAGGTATATAGCTGGAGATCCCTCTGCAGGAAAATTAGCAGGAGGATTTTTATTTAAAATGTATGGCTTACCTGGAGCAGCTATTGCTATCTGGCAAACATCAAAAAAAGAAAATAAAAAAAAAATTGGTAGTTTAATGTTATCAGCAGCATTAACATCTTTTTTTACAGGTATTACTGAACCAATAGAATTTTCCTTTATGTATACAGCACCATTATTATATATAATACACATTATTTTATCTGGTTTATCTTTTCCTATTTGTATTATACTAGGAATGAGAAATGGGACAAGTTTTTCTCATGGACTTATTGATTTTATTATTTTGAGTGGTAATGGTTCTAAAATATGGTTATTCCCAATAATAGGTTTTATTTATGCAATTTTTTATTATTACATATTTAAAATAATAATTATGAAATTAAATTTACAAACTCCAGGACGTGAAAAAATACAAAATAATACATATACAGATAATTATATATCATCAAATTATATTCAAAAATTAGTAAAAGCTTTTGGTGGAGGAAATAATATTACTAATTTAGATGCCTGTATTACTAGATTACGTATAAGTGTTGTCAACATAAAAAAAGTTAATTCAAAAGAATTAAAATTATTAGGAGCTTCTGCAGTTATTATTGCTGGTAATGGAGTTCAAGCTATATTTGGAACTAAATCTGATAATTTAAAAACAAAAATGGATAATTTTATAAAAGAAAATAATTATAAATAA
- a CDS encoding RluA family pseudouridine synthase produces MYKIIIVPSVIDTQRIDNFLINKFKNVPKSMIYRMLRKGKIKVNKKKILPKFKIKSHDIIKIPDIYLNKIKPVKYNLTLDKIKFLKKTIIFEDEYILVINKPSGIAVHGGSGINYGIIENFRCLFKKKKFLELVHRIDKETSGILLIAKKRSILKTLQKQLMEKKIIKEYIALVKGNCFKQKYIYIKNFLIKNFSNKKIKVKIDNKGKYAETKFKIIKNYKDIMLIKINPITGRTHQIRVHMSYLNFPIVNDQRYGDENFNFQFQKYYNLDRLFLHAKSITFIHPKNNKKIRIFAPLSNELNNCLLKLRCK; encoded by the coding sequence ATGTACAAAATTATAATTGTTCCATCTGTTATTGATACACAAAGAATTGATAATTTTTTAATAAATAAATTTAAAAATGTACCTAAAAGTATGATATATAGAATGTTAAGAAAAGGAAAAATAAAAGTTAATAAAAAAAAAATACTTCCAAAGTTTAAAATTAAATCTCATGATATAATAAAAATTCCTGATATATATCTAAATAAAATAAAACCAGTTAAATATAACTTAACTTTAGATAAAATAAAATTTTTAAAAAAAACAATTATTTTTGAAGATGAATATATTTTAGTTATAAATAAACCTTCTGGTATAGCAGTACATGGAGGTAGTGGAATTAACTATGGTATTATTGAAAATTTTAGATGTTTATTTAAAAAAAAAAAATTTTTAGAACTTGTACATAGAATTGATAAAGAAACTTCTGGTATTTTATTAATAGCTAAAAAAAGATCAATATTAAAAACTTTACAAAAACAATTAATGGAAAAAAAAATAATTAAAGAATATATTGCCTTAGTTAAAGGTAATTGTTTCAAACAAAAATATATTTATATTAAAAATTTTTTAATAAAAAATTTTTCAAATAAAAAAATTAAAGTAAAAATAGATAATAAAGGTAAATATGCAGAAACTAAATTTAAAATAATTAAAAATTATAAAGATATTATGTTAATAAAAATTAATCCTATAACAGGGAGAACACATCAAATTAGGGTTCATATGTCTTATTTAAATTTTCCTATCGTTAATGACCAAAGATATGGTGATGAGAATTTTAATTTTCAATTTCAAAAATATTATAATTTAGATAGATTATTTTTACATGCTAAAAGTATTACTTTTATACATCCAAAAAATAATAAAAAAATTAGAATTTTTGCTCCATTAAGTAATGAATTAAATAATTGTTTATTAAAATTAAGATGTAAATAA
- the tmk gene encoding dTMP kinase: MNKKKFIVVEGIDGSGKSTICHYIMKLFNNLNIKNVIRTHEPGGTPIAEKLRNIIKFSKGENFSYKTELLLIYAARLQLLDNVIRKNIDNNWILSDRYDLSTFAYQIGGRNINKKIILFLQNFINNNIKPNITIYLDVNPIISLQRRKFKTYDRIEKESINFFSRVRNYYLKIANKSKTIKIVNANNNLKNVKLSVKKIIYKLISP; this comes from the coding sequence ATGAATAAAAAAAAATTTATTGTAGTAGAAGGAATAGATGGTTCAGGAAAATCTACTATTTGTCATTATATAATGAAATTATTTAATAATCTTAATATTAAAAATGTAATTAGAACTCATGAACCAGGAGGGACTCCAATTGCAGAAAAATTAAGAAATATTATTAAATTCTCTAAAGGAGAAAATTTTTCTTATAAAACAGAATTATTATTAATATATGCTGCTAGATTACAATTATTAGATAATGTTATAAGAAAAAATATTGATAATAATTGGATTTTATCAGATAGATATGATTTATCTACATTTGCCTATCAAATAGGGGGGAGAAATATAAATAAAAAAATTATATTATTTTTACAAAATTTTATTAATAATAATATAAAACCAAATATAACTATTTATTTAGATGTAAATCCTATAATTTCTTTACAAAGAAGAAAATTTAAAACATATGATAGAATTGAAAAAGAATCTATAAATTTTTTTTCTAGAGTTAGAAATTATTATTTAAAAATAGCTAATAAAAGTAAAACTATAAAAATAGTTAATGCAAATAATAATTTAAAAAATGTAAAATTATCAGTTAAAAAAATTATATATAAATTAATATCACCATAA
- a CDS encoding ACP S-malonyltransferase, which produces MKPIAYKFKIFLDKIIINKPNIKFINSTNCRHENSSKKIKKNLVKQLYSTINWVGCINFIEKQNIFNIIEFTPKNMLKKISQQITKNININSIYNVKTFLLTSKKYKI; this is translated from the coding sequence ATGAAACCAATAGCATATAAATTTAAAATTTTTTTAGATAAAATTATTATAAATAAACCAAATATTAAATTTATTAATAGTACAAATTGTAGACATGAAAACTCATCTAAAAAAATCAAAAAAAATTTAGTAAAACAATTATATTCTACAATTAATTGGGTGGGATGTATAAATTTTATAGAAAAACAAAATATATTTAATATAATAGAATTTACTCCTAAAAATATGTTGAAAAAAATATCACAACAAATTACAAAAAATATTAATATAAATTCAATTTATAATGTAAAAACATTTCTTTTAACATCTAAAAAATATAAAATTTAA
- a CDS encoding Rne/Rng family ribonuclease, which yields MKRMLINATQHEEIRVALVDGQKLYDLDIENSNYIQKKSNIYKGKITRIEPSLEAVFVDYGVEKHGFLPIKEITKEYFSNQNLYNKLNLKDSLLLGKEIIVQINKEERGNKGASLTTFISLAGSYLVLMPNNPNSNGISRKIEGDNRKYLKNIISLLYLPHNMSVIIRTAGLGKNIETFKLDLKFRLKHWETIKNTAKHKPAPFLIYQESNIIVRALRDYLYQDINEILIDNPKILKLAKKHINILGRSDLKHKIKLYKGTVPLFSHYQIESQIETAFQRKVQLSSGGSIIIDTTEALTSVDVNSSKATKGIDIEETALNINLEAADEIIRQLRLRDVGGLIVIDFIDMVLLKNKKIIEKRLLNKISQDRAKIQINNISKFGLLEMSRQRLKSSLKESSYYLCPRCLGNGNLRNSKSLSLSILRLIEEESFKENTKEVYAIVPVTIASYLLNEKRNVVNAIENRKIRTFIIPNDKLNTPNYYILRIKHGEDKKNVYFFIKKILKLNLSFNSYHYFKNKFLNKILINKDIKFKTSKIYNQSRIEKKNYSFFKKCKLFNFLKKKKIYLKKFKNFFIQKIIFINKIILNIFNKYLFYNKKSSLSQNINNFLNKTNLNKEKILNFYKKKNVPISNLIKNNLKPIKLNNQLIYKNQKNSHNNFNYFKLKKFLKIQVNKNSYLNKKKYIKNNIITEDQKNNISKFSIENKIGFNKLKNHIKTNKIILDKVKLNFKENLISKTNIIIPDLIDKHHFKIKNNNFLTKKKMYKSYILSNGKKIQNNFPNYFNNKLINSSFNSKNKKGAGGHAAKRYATSPVKRP from the coding sequence ATGAAAAGAATGTTAATAAATGCTACTCAACATGAAGAAATACGTGTTGCTTTAGTAGATGGACAAAAGTTATATGATTTAGATATAGAAAATTCTAATTATATACAAAAAAAATCTAATATATATAAAGGTAAAATTACACGTATTGAACCAAGTTTAGAAGCTGTTTTTGTAGATTATGGAGTAGAGAAACATGGTTTTTTACCAATTAAAGAAATTACAAAAGAATATTTTTCTAATCAAAATTTATATAATAAACTAAATTTAAAAGATTCTTTATTACTTGGTAAAGAAATTATTGTACAAATAAATAAAGAAGAACGAGGGAATAAAGGAGCATCATTAACAACATTTATTAGTTTGGCTGGAAGTTATTTAGTATTAATGCCTAATAATCCTAATTCAAATGGAATATCAAGAAAAATAGAAGGTGATAATAGAAAATATTTAAAAAATATTATATCATTATTATACTTACCTCATAATATGAGTGTAATTATTCGTACAGCTGGTTTAGGTAAAAATATAGAAACATTTAAATTAGATTTAAAATTTAGGTTAAAACATTGGGAAACAATAAAAAATACAGCTAAACATAAACCTGCTCCATTTTTAATATATCAGGAAAGTAATATAATTGTCAGAGCATTACGTGATTATTTATATCAAGATATTAATGAAATTTTAATTGATAATCCTAAAATATTAAAATTAGCAAAAAAACATATTAATATTTTAGGAAGGTCAGATTTAAAACATAAAATTAAGTTATATAAAGGAACTGTTCCTTTATTTAGTCATTATCAAATAGAATCACAAATTGAAACTGCTTTTCAACGAAAAGTTCAATTATCTTCAGGTGGATCAATTATTATTGATACTACAGAAGCATTAACATCAGTTGATGTTAATTCTTCTAAAGCTACTAAAGGTATAGATATTGAAGAAACAGCTTTAAATATTAATTTAGAAGCAGCTGATGAAATTATTAGACAGTTAAGATTACGAGATGTAGGAGGATTAATTGTTATAGATTTTATTGATATGGTACTTTTAAAAAATAAAAAAATTATAGAAAAAAGATTATTAAATAAGATAAGTCAAGATAGAGCTAAAATTCAAATAAATAATATTTCAAAATTTGGATTATTAGAAATGTCTCGTCAAAGATTAAAATCATCTTTAAAAGAATCTAGTTATTATTTATGTCCTAGATGTTTAGGAAATGGTAATTTAAGAAATAGTAAGTCTTTATCTTTATCTATTTTAAGATTAATAGAAGAAGAATCTTTTAAAGAAAATACAAAAGAAGTATATGCTATAGTTCCTGTAACAATAGCATCTTATTTGTTAAATGAAAAAAGAAATGTAGTAAATGCAATTGAAAATAGAAAAATAAGAACTTTTATAATTCCTAATGATAAATTAAATACACCTAATTATTATATTTTAAGAATAAAACATGGAGAAGATAAAAAAAATGTTTATTTTTTTATAAAAAAAATTCTTAAATTAAATTTAAGTTTTAATAGTTATCATTATTTTAAAAATAAGTTTTTAAATAAAATTTTGATAAATAAAGATATTAAATTTAAAACATCAAAAATATATAATCAATCCAGAATAGAAAAAAAAAATTATTCTTTTTTTAAAAAATGTAAATTATTTAATTTTTTAAAGAAAAAAAAAATTTATTTAAAAAAATTTAAAAATTTTTTTATACAAAAAATAATCTTTATAAATAAAATTATTTTAAATATATTTAATAAATATTTATTTTATAATAAAAAAAGTAGTTTAAGTCAAAATATTAATAATTTTTTAAATAAAACAAATTTGAACAAAGAAAAAATTTTAAATTTTTATAAAAAAAAAAATGTTCCAATTTCTAATTTAATAAAAAATAACTTAAAACCAATAAAATTAAATAATCAATTAATATATAAAAATCAAAAAAATAGTCATAATAATTTTAATTATTTTAAATTAAAAAAATTTTTAAAAATACAAGTAAATAAAAATTCTTATTTAAATAAAAAGAAATATATTAAAAATAATATTATTACTGAAGATCAAAAAAATAATATATCTAAATTTTCTATAGAAAATAAAATTGGATTTAATAAATTAAAGAATCATATTAAAACTAATAAAATAATATTAGATAAAGTAAAATTAAATTTTAAAGAAAATTTAATATCTAAAACAAATATAATTATTCCAGATTTAATTGATAAACATCATTTTAAAATTAAAAATAATAATTTTTTAACAAAAAAAAAAATGTATAAAAGTTATATTTTATCAAATGGAAAAAAAATACAAAATAATTTTCCAAATTATTTTAATAATAAATTAATTAATTCATCGTTTAATTCAAAAAATAAGAAAGGCGCAGGGGGACATGCAGCTAAAAGATATGCTACATCTCCAGTAAAAAGACCATAG
- the fabF gene encoding beta-ketoacyl-ACP synthase II, whose translation MFKHRRVVITGIGMITPIGNSIESNWFNLINGNSGINFINTFNTSKYKTKIAGLITNFKYQNYISDKKKKNIDLFIQYGLVACKEAIKNSGLILKKSYNPRFGISVGSGLGGINLIEKNANILYKKGPKKITPFFMTSTLMNMLTGNIAINYKITGPSLTISTACSSGIHNIGIAFKMISYNDADVMITGASEKAITPLSLSGFCAMNALSKRNNKPQQASRPWDKDRDGFVLGDGAGIIILEEYNHARKRNANILAELVGFGMSNDSYHIAAPSINGEGAQLAMLNALKDANLDPEKIKYINAHSTSTILGDIAEVNAIKKIFKNNCYKLCVSSTKSITGHLLGAAGAIESIYSILSLKNQIVPPTINLDNPDKNLDLDFIPKISRDVRNMEYVLCNSFGFGGTHASLIFKKI comes from the coding sequence ATGTTTAAACATAGGCGTGTAGTAATTACTGGTATTGGTATGATTACTCCAATAGGAAATTCAATAGAATCTAATTGGTTTAATCTTATTAATGGTAATAGTGGTATTAATTTTATTAATACTTTTAATACTAGTAAATATAAAACTAAAATTGCTGGATTAATAACAAATTTTAAATATCAGAATTATATTTCTGATAAAAAAAAAAAAAATATTGATTTATTTATTCAATACGGTTTAGTAGCATGTAAAGAAGCTATTAAAAATTCTGGTTTAATATTAAAAAAATCTTACAATCCTAGATTTGGAATTTCTGTAGGTTCTGGTTTAGGAGGTATTAATTTAATAGAAAAAAATGCTAATATTTTATATAAAAAAGGCCCTAAAAAAATAACTCCATTTTTTATGACATCAACACTTATGAATATGTTAACCGGGAATATTGCAATAAATTATAAAATAACAGGACCTAGTTTAACAATTAGTACAGCTTGTAGTTCTGGAATACATAATATTGGAATTGCTTTTAAGATGATATCTTATAATGATGCTGATGTAATGATAACAGGAGCTTCAGAAAAAGCTATAACACCTTTAAGTTTAAGTGGTTTTTGTGCAATGAATGCTTTATCTAAAAGAAATAATAAACCACAACAAGCAAGTAGACCATGGGATAAAGATAGAGATGGTTTTGTACTTGGAGATGGTGCAGGTATAATAATTTTAGAAGAATATAATCATGCAAGAAAAAGAAATGCAAATATTTTGGCTGAATTAGTAGGTTTTGGGATGAGTAATGACTCATATCATATAGCTGCTCCTTCCATTAATGGAGAAGGAGCACAATTAGCAATGTTAAATGCACTTAAAGATGCTAATCTTGATCCTGAAAAAATTAAATATATAAATGCACATAGTACATCAACTATTTTAGGAGATATAGCGGAAGTAAATGCTATTAAGAAAATTTTTAAAAATAATTGTTATAAATTATGTGTAAGTTCTACTAAATCAATTACTGGACATTTATTAGGTGCTGCTGGTGCAATTGAATCTATTTATTCTATTTTATCTTTAAAAAATCAAATAGTTCCTCCTACAATTAATTTAGATAATCCTGATAAAAATTTAGATTTAGATTTTATTCCTAAAATTTCAAGAGATGTTCGTAATATGGAATATGTATTATGTAATTCTTTTGGTTTTGGAGGAACTCATGCATCATTAATTTTTAAAAAAATATAA
- a CDS encoding DNA polymerase III subunit delta' C-terminal domain-containing protein: MKKNPISPWYPWLDYFYKKIIYQFLNKKNYKAYIFCSLNGLGTNTLIFALIKWIFCINKKKIFSCSKCKNCILIEKNIHPDLHIIQNNKEKISIGIELIRNITDIIYKSSYKDIGKIIWFPNANKLNISSSNAILKILEESSNNTWFFIQCKNKNDVLPTIYSRCQFWYIYPPNEKIGILWLKKKIKNNKFFKKKSIKTALRICNNAPIYAYKLLYNVIWEKRNILYNILVSSLEEDIMNLLSIIDDKNILLYLNWIYLILLDVIKMHLNIDKKFFYNLDQIYIIHKISNLILVDKILLMIKKILFFNNILIKINVINHKLVLINLLFSLEKIYKYNK; this comes from the coding sequence ATGAAAAAAAATCCTATTTCACCATGGTATCCATGGCTAGATTATTTTTATAAAAAAATAATTTATCAGTTTTTAAATAAAAAAAATTATAAAGCTTATATTTTTTGTTCTTTAAATGGATTAGGTACAAATACTTTAATTTTTGCTTTAATTAAATGGATTTTTTGTATAAATAAAAAAAAAATTTTTAGTTGTTCTAAATGTAAAAATTGTATTTTAATAGAAAAAAATATTCATCCTGATTTACATATTATTCAAAATAATAAAGAAAAAATTAGCATTGGTATAGAATTAATTAGAAATATTACTGATATTATTTATAAATCATCTTATAAAGATATTGGTAAAATTATATGGTTTCCAAATGCTAATAAATTAAATATTTCATCTAGTAATGCTATTTTAAAAATTTTAGAAGAATCTTCTAATAATACTTGGTTTTTTATACAATGTAAAAATAAAAATGACGTATTACCCACAATATATAGTAGATGTCAATTTTGGTATATATATCCTCCAAATGAAAAAATAGGAATATTATGGTTAAAAAAAAAAATTAAAAATAATAAATTTTTTAAAAAAAAATCTATAAAAACTGCACTACGTATATGTAATAATGCACCCATTTATGCATATAAATTATTATATAACGTAATATGGGAAAAAAGAAATATTTTGTATAATATTTTAGTTTCTTCTTTAGAAGAAGATATTATGAATTTATTATCTATAATAGATGATAAAAATATTTTATTATATTTAAATTGGATTTATCTAATTTTATTAGATGTAATTAAAATGCATCTAAATATAGATAAAAAATTTTTTTATAATTTAGATCAAATATATATTATACACAAAATATCTAATTTAATTTTAGTAGATAAAATTTTATTAATGATAAAAAAAATATTATTTTTTAATAATATTTTAATAAAAATTAATGTAATTAATCATAAATTAGTATTAATTAATTTATTATTTTCTTTAGAAAAAATATATAAATATAATAAATAA
- the rpmF gene encoding 50S ribosomal protein L32: protein MAVQKHKKSRSKRGMRRSHDKLSNNKILLINKKTGRKYLYHHITDDGFYRGKRILIKNNNNVK from the coding sequence ATGGCTGTTCAAAAACATAAAAAATCAAGATCTAAAAGAGGAATGAGACGTTCTCATGATAAATTATCTAATAATAAAATTTTATTAATAAATAAAAAAACAGGAAGAAAATATTTATATCATCATATAACTGATGATGGATTTTATAGAGGAAAACGTATTCTTATTAAGAATAATAATAATGTAAAATAA